A stretch of the Thermus thermophilus genome encodes the following:
- a CDS encoding IS4 family transposase → MPPTTPLSQVITLWVHKVFASLRKTIRSNLALFLSTLLTTPLDPTLSDLARRTPLPTLAQSRLNRLWRFLHHPTLQDPWALTEALLPLLVPRFPKDRPLPLIVDWTFTEDGRHQALVAALPLKGRALVVAFALHPLSPFPSQNRVEEEFLHRLGRAVQDLGYTPLFLLDRGFDRVSLMRKLQGWGMGFLIRLRQNREVEPQGGKRLPLKEGYQRVVHPLREEVRLFGHGGEGVEVTLLVYPGGRDPWYLAYSGPFGGEPPYGWRMWIEEGFRDLKGQGFGLDRHRLRTGASLRGWLWLLALGMALLVLLGARLQGREWLPRLLAHPERQSLFRLGRIALAQGPPPWREAVVEELVRLLQELGGGK, encoded by the coding sequence GTGCCGCCCACCACCCCCCTTTCCCAAGTTATCACCCTCTGGGTCCATAAGGTCTTCGCCTCCCTCAGGAAAACCATCCGCTCCAACCTCGCCCTCTTCCTGTCCACCCTCCTCACTACCCCCCTGGACCCCACCCTCTCCGACCTCGCCCGCAGAACCCCCCTCCCCACCCTGGCCCAAAGCCGCCTCAATCGCCTCTGGCGCTTCCTCCATCACCCCACCCTGCAAGACCCCTGGGCCCTCACCGAAGCCCTCCTCCCCCTCCTCGTCCCTCGTTTCCCCAAAGACCGCCCCCTCCCCCTCATCGTGGACTGGACCTTCACAGAGGACGGTAGGCACCAAGCCCTGGTGGCCGCCCTTCCCCTCAAGGGAAGGGCCCTGGTGGTGGCCTTCGCTCTTCACCCCCTCTCCCCTTTCCCCAGTCAAAACCGGGTGGAGGAGGAGTTCCTCCACCGCCTGGGCCGCGCCGTCCAGGACCTGGGATATACCCCCCTCTTCCTCCTGGACCGCGGCTTTGACCGGGTCTCCCTGATGCGAAAGCTCCAGGGGTGGGGCATGGGCTTCCTCATCCGCCTGCGGCAGAACCGGGAGGTGGAACCCCAAGGGGGGAAGCGCCTTCCCCTGAAGGAGGGCTACCAGCGTGTGGTCCACCCCCTGCGGGAGGAGGTCCGCCTTTTCGGACACGGTGGGGAGGGGGTAGAAGTCACCCTCCTGGTGTACCCAGGGGGTCGGGATCCCTGGTATCTGGCCTATTCGGGCCCTTTTGGGGGGGAGCCGCCCTATGGGTGGCGGATGTGGATTGAAGAGGGGTTTAGGGACCTGAAGGGGCAGGGGTTTGGGCTGGACCGCCATCGGCTGCGGACGGGGGCGAGCCTCAGGGGGTGGTTATGGCTTCTGGCCTTGGGGATGGCGCTCTTGGTCCTTCTGGGGGCGCGCTTGCAGGGCAGGGAATGGCTTCCCCGGCTTCTGGCCCATCCCGAGCGGCAAAGCCTCTTCCGTCTGGGCCGGATCGCCCTGGCCCAGGGGCCCCCGCCTTGGAGGGAAGCAGTGGTGGAGGAGCTGGTCAGGTTGCTTCAGGAACTGGGGGGAGGAAAGTGA
- a CDS encoding DNA-methyltransferase has product MGRLELYREDALEALARLKTGSVDAVITDPPYGTGAWKRPEPGQVANPYARKVVEPWDAFSLGWLPEALRVAKGPVVFFLPQSRLEEALAFARERGLPWRLLIWGKPDPRPRPTGPVYAFEPVLALRPLPGKGKDLHLATAPRPGRDGEATGHPHQKPVSVMAWLVELASRPGEVVLDPFMGSGSTGEAALRLGRGFIGVEREASWYEVARKRLQSTLLQAPLLGAPTREGGAG; this is encoded by the coding sequence ATGGGGAGGCTTGAGCTCTACCGGGAGGACGCCCTCGAGGCCCTCGCCCGCCTCAAGACGGGGAGCGTGGACGCGGTCATCACCGACCCCCCTTATGGCACCGGGGCCTGGAAGCGCCCGGAGCCGGGCCAGGTGGCGAACCCCTACGCCCGCAAGGTGGTGGAGCCCTGGGACGCCTTCAGCCTGGGCTGGCTTCCCGAGGCCCTGAGGGTGGCCAAAGGCCCCGTGGTCTTCTTCCTCCCCCAAAGCCGCCTCGAGGAGGCCCTGGCCTTCGCCCGGGAGCGGGGGCTTCCCTGGAGGCTCCTCATCTGGGGGAAGCCGGACCCCCGGCCCAGGCCCACGGGGCCCGTCTACGCCTTTGAGCCCGTCCTGGCCCTCCGCCCCCTGCCCGGGAAGGGGAAGGACCTCCACCTGGCCACCGCCCCCCGCCCGGGGCGGGACGGGGAGGCCACGGGCCACCCCCACCAGAAGCCGGTGAGCGTGATGGCCTGGCTGGTGGAGCTGGCCTCGAGGCCCGGGGAGGTGGTCTTGGACCCCTTCATGGGCTCGGGGAGCACGGGGGAGGCGGCCCTGAGGCTCGGGCGGGGGTTTATCGGGGTGGAGCGGGAAGCCTCCTGGTACGAGGTGGCCCGGAAGCGCCTGCAAAGCACCCTCCTTCAGGCCCCCCTCCTAGGCGCCCCCACCCGGGAGGGAGGGGCGGGCTAG
- a CDS encoding DNA repair protein RecN, which produces MRKREKYGSRKSLVRRFWAAIRKTSRLLDSDDPQTVLKATHALATIAAAYRAAYAEMEAEEAAKGGPRGKPLPLQIDPHVIWLIKRDVYGLDEPPPPPEDPGGYAKARAVYEVARLPHLEDAPQPALPKGEEDGEA; this is translated from the coding sequence GTGCGGAAGCGGGAGAAGTACGGCTCCCGTAAGAGCCTGGTGCGGCGGTTCTGGGCGGCCATCCGCAAGACCTCGAGGCTCCTGGACTCGGACGACCCCCAGACCGTCCTCAAGGCCACCCACGCCCTGGCCACCATCGCCGCCGCCTACCGGGCGGCCTACGCGGAGATGGAGGCGGAGGAGGCCGCCAAGGGGGGGCCTCGAGGCAAGCCCCTGCCTCTCCAAATAGACCCCCATGTAATCTGGCTCATCAAGCGGGACGTGTACGGCCTGGACGAGCCTCCCCCGCCCCCGGAGGACCCCGGAGGGTACGCCAAGGCGAGGGCCGTCTACGAGGTGGCCCGCCTTCCCCACCTCGAGGACGCCCCTCAGCCCGCCCTTCCGAAGGGGGAGGAGGATGGGGAGGCTTGA
- a CDS encoding AAA family ATPase — protein sequence MFRVIPAHQLPPRLEVSWLWEGMVAQGTLALLGGPGGVGKSTLVAALEVAVAAGVPFLEREVVQGEVLHVDYDTDPRLQGPWYPKVAAGLGVNGEALGRIRYLEPQDPTKGLGEEGLKALLEMARQGVALVVLDSWSAAFPFVDPRRSDHVAEVMAYLKEIARAGPAVLLLDHTPKPVQGLTALERGVAGSFYKLAGARSAFLLTRVPPKLTGGRDVLKLDALKNNLAPLMDPLGIERVWGPDTLEFALTDLPEEEARPSKLELAKRAVLEVLEEGPKPRKEVIRLVAERANAGERTTEEALRALVKAGAVERLALGGQGGAVAYRLKVAPSELTAGLPQTPLRDGAALQKTDFADEEGQKFSANPLAEVPGLAENPGGEAPPSLEGPEVEI from the coding sequence GTGTTCCGGGTCATCCCCGCCCACCAGCTTCCCCCCAGGTTGGAGGTCTCCTGGCTGTGGGAGGGAATGGTGGCCCAAGGGACCCTGGCCCTTCTCGGGGGGCCGGGAGGGGTGGGCAAGTCCACCCTGGTGGCGGCCCTCGAGGTGGCCGTGGCCGCCGGGGTGCCCTTCCTGGAGCGGGAGGTGGTCCAAGGGGAGGTCCTGCACGTGGACTACGACACGGACCCCCGCCTGCAAGGCCCCTGGTACCCCAAGGTGGCCGCCGGGCTCGGGGTGAACGGGGAGGCCCTAGGGCGCATCCGCTACCTGGAGCCCCAAGACCCCACCAAGGGCCTGGGGGAGGAGGGCTTGAAGGCCCTCCTGGAGATGGCCCGCCAGGGGGTGGCCCTGGTGGTCCTGGACTCCTGGAGCGCGGCCTTCCCCTTCGTGGACCCCCGGCGTTCCGACCACGTGGCGGAGGTCATGGCCTACCTGAAGGAGATTGCCCGGGCGGGCCCCGCCGTCCTCCTCCTGGACCACACCCCCAAGCCCGTCCAGGGGCTCACCGCCCTGGAGCGGGGGGTGGCGGGGAGCTTCTACAAGCTGGCCGGAGCCCGGAGCGCCTTCCTCCTCACCCGGGTCCCCCCCAAGCTCACCGGGGGGCGGGACGTGCTCAAGCTGGACGCCCTCAAGAACAACTTGGCCCCCCTCATGGACCCCCTGGGGATTGAGCGCGTTTGGGGGCCGGACACCCTGGAGTTCGCCCTGACCGACCTCCCCGAGGAGGAGGCCCGCCCCTCCAAGCTGGAGCTGGCGAAGCGGGCCGTCCTCGAGGTGCTGGAGGAAGGGCCCAAGCCCCGCAAAGAGGTCATCCGCCTGGTGGCGGAGCGGGCGAACGCCGGGGAGCGGACCACGGAGGAGGCCCTTCGCGCCCTGGTCAAGGCCGGGGCGGTGGAGCGCCTGGCGCTTGGGGGGCAAGGGGGGGCGGTGGCCTACCGGCTCAAGGTAGCTCCTTCGGAGCTGACGGCGGGTTTGCCGCAAACCCCCTTACGTGATGGTGCGGCTTTGCAGAAAACGGATTTTGCCGATGAGGAAGGGCAAAAGTTTTCCGCAAACCCCCTTGCGGAAGTGCCTGGTCTTGCGGAAAACCCTGGGGGCGAAGCCCCCCCAAGCCTCGAGGGCCCGGAGGTGGAGATATGA
- a CDS encoding bifunctional DNA primase/polymerase, with protein sequence MGYAVLPLLPGEKRPHPGLTPHGLKEASREAATLEAWWRACPECGVGLLPGPEVLVLDVDAPEAWEALRQAFPALEGAPRQRTPKGGRHVFLRLPEGVRLSASVRALEGVDLRGMGRAYVVAAPTRLKDGRTYAWEVPLVRPEELPPVPQDLLLKLLPPPPPPREVWTPVEGASPKRLRALLEAYAAQVARTPEGQRHNTLIRYAVAAGGLLPHGLDPREAEEALVGAALEAGLPEPEARAAARWGLEVGTSRPLALEPPGFSANGGVFRKAVCGKPEPSPSRKSVFRKAAPYRIGGLRKRRGVV encoded by the coding sequence TTGGGGTACGCCGTCCTGCCCCTCCTCCCCGGGGAGAAGCGCCCCCATCCGGGGCTCACCCCCCACGGGCTCAAGGAGGCCTCCCGGGAGGCGGCCACCCTCGAGGCCTGGTGGCGGGCCTGCCCCGAGTGCGGGGTGGGCCTCCTCCCCGGCCCCGAGGTGCTGGTGCTGGACGTTGATGCCCCTGAGGCCTGGGAGGCGCTACGCCAAGCCTTCCCGGCCCTCGAGGGCGCCCCCCGGCAGAGGACCCCCAAGGGAGGCCGCCACGTCTTCCTCCGCCTCCCCGAAGGGGTGAGGCTTTCCGCCAGCGTGCGGGCCCTCGAGGGGGTGGACCTCCGGGGCATGGGGCGGGCCTACGTGGTGGCCGCCCCTACCCGGCTCAAGGACGGGAGGACCTACGCCTGGGAGGTGCCCCTGGTGAGGCCGGAGGAGCTTCCCCCGGTGCCCCAGGACCTCCTCCTGAAGCTCCTCCCCCCGCCGCCGCCCCCGAGGGAAGTTTGGACCCCGGTGGAAGGGGCGAGCCCCAAGCGTTTGAGGGCCCTCCTCGAGGCCTACGCCGCCCAAGTGGCCCGCACCCCGGAGGGGCAGAGGCACAACACCCTCATCCGCTACGCCGTGGCCGCCGGGGGGCTCCTCCCCCACGGCCTGGACCCCCGGGAGGCGGAGGAGGCCCTGGTGGGGGCGGCCCTCGAGGCCGGACTCCCCGAGCCCGAAGCCCGGGCCGCCGCGAGGTGGGGGCTGGAGGTGGGGACCTCCCGCCCCCTGGCCCTCGAGCCCCCAGGGTTTTCCGCAAACGGGGGGGTCTTCCGCAAGGCCGTTTGCGGAAAACCTGAGCCGTCCCCATCGCGAAAATCCGTTTTCCGCAAAGCCGCACCCTATCGTATAGGGGGCCTGCGGAAAAGGAGGGGGGTGGTCTGA
- a CDS encoding response regulator transcription factor, with the protein MRLLLVEDEPEVRRLVREVLEEAGWAVDEAAGVAEALGLLEAFPYDLLVLDLALPDGDGLEVLRLVRSREMSLPVLVLTARDAPQARVLGLEEGADDYLVKPFYPQELVARARALLRRSRGLAHNWLRRGRLELDLEGRQAFWEGKPVRLSAREYALLEALALWEGGFVPRELLLEKVWNGEESVEPRTVDTYIKYLRRKLAPEAIETARGLGYRFVG; encoded by the coding sequence GTGAGGCTCTTGCTGGTGGAGGACGAGCCCGAGGTGCGCCGCCTGGTCAGGGAAGTCCTGGAGGAGGCGGGCTGGGCCGTGGACGAGGCCGCCGGGGTGGCCGAGGCTCTGGGACTCCTGGAGGCCTTCCCCTACGACCTCCTGGTGCTGGACCTGGCCCTGCCTGACGGGGACGGCCTGGAGGTTCTCCGCCTCGTCCGCTCCCGGGAGATGAGCCTGCCGGTCCTGGTCCTCACCGCCCGCGACGCCCCCCAGGCCCGGGTCCTGGGCCTGGAGGAGGGGGCCGACGACTACCTGGTGAAGCCCTTCTACCCCCAGGAGCTGGTGGCCCGGGCCCGGGCCCTCCTGCGGCGGAGCCGGGGCCTGGCCCACAACTGGCTGAGGCGGGGCCGGCTGGAGCTCGACCTGGAGGGGCGCCAGGCCTTCTGGGAGGGAAAGCCTGTGCGGCTTTCGGCCCGGGAGTACGCCCTTCTGGAGGCCCTGGCCCTTTGGGAGGGGGGGTTCGTTCCCCGGGAGCTCCTCTTGGAGAAGGTGTGGAACGGGGAGGAGAGCGTTGAGCCGCGCACCGTGGACACCTACATCAAGTACCTCCGCCGCAAGCTGGCCCCCGAGGCCATAGAGACCGCCCGCGGACTGGGGTACCGCTTCGTGGGATGA
- a CDS encoding sensor histidine kinase — protein sequence MSLRARFALYAFGVVALTLLVSGLALQKALWFFLLRQVDRELWNLLDTSLANLRPDEEGVLRLDLDAELFASLRPDTLVLVVGPQGLQDALGILPPLDRLEALTRGEAGDYRVQARTADGVRVLAARHLGELRELASLVDRLLPVVLLLAGGTALLSALFLSSRALAPLSQATRAALDLARDRAWNRRLPLPLVQDEVAQMLEAFNQVLDTLEGALDAERRFAQEAAHALRTPLTVLLGHLERGRVEEARAQARRLGELVEQLLFLARSEADALACAPLELDTLVFTEAESLRPAFQARGLRLLLDLPEEPARVLANEQALRAMVVALLENALQHTAKGGTVRVEVRGSELRVQNAPSHPQPGTGLGLRLVNTLVRAQGGSLQTTEDGQGFQVTLRLAKG from the coding sequence ATGAGCCTGCGTGCCCGCTTCGCTCTCTACGCCTTCGGGGTGGTGGCCCTGACCCTCCTGGTTTCGGGCCTGGCCCTACAGAAGGCCCTCTGGTTCTTCCTCCTGCGCCAGGTGGACCGGGAGCTTTGGAACCTGCTGGACACCTCCCTCGCCAACCTGCGGCCCGACGAGGAAGGGGTCTTGCGCCTGGACCTGGATGCGGAGCTCTTCGCCTCCTTAAGGCCCGACACCCTGGTGCTGGTGGTGGGCCCCCAGGGGCTCCAGGACGCCCTGGGGATCCTGCCCCCCCTGGACCGACTGGAGGCCCTGACCCGGGGGGAGGCCGGGGACTACCGGGTCCAGGCCCGGACGGCGGACGGGGTGAGGGTGCTCGCCGCCCGCCACCTTGGGGAGCTTCGGGAGTTGGCGTCCCTGGTGGACCGGCTCCTGCCCGTGGTCCTCCTCCTCGCAGGGGGGACGGCCCTCCTCTCGGCGCTTTTCCTCTCCTCCCGGGCCCTCGCCCCCCTGAGCCAGGCCACCCGGGCCGCCCTGGACCTCGCCCGGGACCGGGCCTGGAACCGGCGCCTCCCCCTTCCCCTTGTCCAGGACGAGGTGGCCCAGATGTTGGAAGCCTTCAACCAGGTCTTGGATACCTTGGAGGGAGCCCTGGACGCTGAGCGGCGCTTCGCCCAGGAGGCCGCCCACGCCCTCCGCACCCCGCTGACGGTGCTCCTGGGCCATCTGGAACGGGGCAGGGTGGAGGAAGCCAGGGCCCAGGCCAGACGACTTGGGGAACTGGTAGAGCAGCTCCTCTTCCTGGCCCGGTCCGAGGCGGACGCCCTGGCATGTGCCCCCCTGGAACTGGACACCCTGGTCTTCACTGAGGCCGAGTCCCTGCGCCCCGCCTTCCAGGCCAGGGGGTTGCGGCTTCTCCTGGACCTCCCAGAGGAACCCGCCCGGGTCCTGGCCAACGAGCAGGCCCTCCGGGCCATGGTGGTGGCCCTGCTGGAAAACGCCCTGCAGCACACCGCCAAGGGGGGAACGGTCCGGGTGGAGGTGCGGGGGAGCGAGCTTCGGGTGCAGAACGCCCCGAGCCACCCCCAGCCGGGCACAGGCCTCGGGCTCAGGCTGGTGAACACCCTGGTGCGGGCCCAGGGGGGAAGCCTCCAGACGACAGAAGACGGGCAGGGGTTTCAGGTGACCCTCCGCCTCGCCAAAGGCTAG
- a CDS encoding phosphoenolpyruvate carboxylase, with the protein MSQDPFALLKAEVDLLGRLLGEAIRTLSGERFFALVEEVRALAKARRQGDEAAGEALLARVEGLSTEEAEALVRAFTHYFHLVNLAEERHRVRVNRLRAQAETLENPRPEGFLALAKALKERGLSLEEAEAHLNRLELLLTFTAHPTETRRRTLRHHLEALQRELEAGEKERLAARVALLYATEEVRKARPTVEDEIKGGLYYLPTTLWEAVPRVVAGLEAALERVYGRRPRLKSPVRFRSWIGGDRDGNPFVTPEVTAFAGRYAREVARRRFLEALEDLVRDLSLAETRVPAPREVRERGEGVERFMGEPYRRYFAALYRALEREEATTEGLLAALKAAERGLREVGLGRVAEAFLGPLEARLSAFGLELAPLDLREESGRLLEAAAELLRAGGVHPDFLALPQEERERLLTEELKTARPLLPVGEAPEGEALRVALEALRAWRDKGAHVVSMTHHPEDLLAVFLLAREVGLYRPGRPLPFDVVPLFETLEDLRRAPGVLRRLLENPIFLAHARGRGGVEVMIGYSDSNKDAGFLMANLALYEAQEALSRVGEEVGLPVYFFHGRGTSTARGGGPAGRAIASLPPRSVGRRIRLTEQGEALADRYGHPDLAVRHLEQMLYHFALAALGPGREPEARWREALAQAAEESTRRYRALLQEEGFFDFFEAFTPIREIGELPIASRPVYRRGRVRDIRDLRAIPWVMAWTQVRVLLPGWYGLSALEVLPLDLLREMYRDWPFFASTLEAAAMALAKADMGVARLYLRLVPEPLRFFYRRLTEEHARTVALLEAVFQAPLLHNQRTLERQIRLRNPYVDPINIVQVELLRRYRAPGGKEDEALKRALLLSILGVAAGLRNAG; encoded by the coding sequence GTGAGCCAGGACCCCTTCGCCCTCCTCAAGGCCGAGGTGGACCTCCTCGGCCGCCTCCTCGGGGAGGCCATCCGGACCCTCTCCGGGGAGCGCTTCTTCGCCCTGGTGGAGGAGGTGCGGGCCCTCGCCAAGGCCCGCCGCCAGGGGGACGAGGCGGCGGGAGAGGCCCTTTTGGCCCGGGTGGAGGGGCTTTCCACCGAGGAGGCCGAGGCCTTGGTGCGGGCCTTCACCCACTACTTCCACCTGGTGAACCTGGCGGAGGAGCGCCACCGGGTGCGGGTGAACCGCTTGCGGGCCCAGGCCGAGACCCTGGAAAACCCCAGGCCCGAGGGCTTCCTGGCCCTGGCCAAGGCGCTTAAGGAGCGGGGGCTTTCCCTGGAGGAGGCCGAGGCCCACCTGAACCGCCTGGAGCTCCTCCTCACCTTCACCGCCCACCCCACGGAGACCCGGCGCCGCACCCTGCGCCACCACCTCGAGGCCCTGCAGAGGGAGCTGGAGGCGGGGGAGAAGGAAAGGCTCGCCGCCCGGGTGGCCCTCCTCTACGCCACGGAGGAGGTGCGCAAGGCCCGCCCCACGGTGGAGGACGAGATCAAGGGGGGGCTTTACTACCTGCCCACCACCCTGTGGGAGGCCGTGCCCCGGGTGGTGGCGGGCCTCGAGGCCGCCCTGGAGAGGGTGTACGGGCGAAGACCCCGCCTGAAAAGCCCCGTGCGCTTCAGGAGCTGGATCGGCGGCGACCGGGACGGCAACCCCTTCGTCACCCCCGAGGTCACCGCCTTCGCCGGGCGCTACGCCCGGGAGGTGGCCCGGAGGCGGTTTCTGGAGGCCCTCGAGGACCTCGTGCGCGACCTCTCCCTGGCCGAGACCCGCGTCCCCGCTCCCCGGGAGGTGCGGGAGAGGGGAGAGGGGGTGGAGCGCTTCATGGGGGAGCCCTACCGCCGCTACTTTGCCGCCCTGTACCGGGCCTTGGAGCGGGAGGAGGCCACCACGGAGGGGCTTCTCGCCGCCCTCAAGGCGGCGGAGCGGGGGCTTAGGGAGGTGGGGCTTGGCCGGGTGGCCGAGGCCTTCTTGGGCCCTTTGGAGGCCCGCCTTTCCGCCTTCGGCCTGGAGCTCGCCCCCCTGGACCTCAGGGAGGAGTCGGGGAGGCTCCTTGAGGCCGCGGCCGAGCTCCTCCGGGCGGGCGGGGTCCACCCCGACTTCCTCGCCCTTCCCCAGGAGGAACGGGAGCGCCTCCTCACCGAGGAGCTTAAGACCGCCCGCCCCCTCCTCCCCGTGGGGGAGGCCCCGGAGGGGGAGGCCCTAAGGGTGGCCCTGGAGGCCCTCCGGGCCTGGCGGGACAAGGGGGCCCACGTGGTCTCCATGACCCACCACCCGGAGGACCTCCTCGCCGTCTTCCTCCTCGCCCGGGAGGTGGGGCTTTACCGCCCAGGCCGCCCCCTCCCCTTTGACGTGGTCCCCCTCTTTGAGACCCTGGAGGACCTGAGGCGGGCCCCCGGGGTGCTCCGCCGCCTCCTGGAGAACCCCATCTTCCTGGCCCACGCCCGGGGGCGGGGCGGGGTGGAGGTGATGATCGGCTACTCCGACTCCAACAAGGACGCGGGCTTCCTCATGGCCAACCTCGCCCTTTACGAGGCCCAGGAGGCTTTGAGCCGGGTGGGGGAGGAGGTGGGGCTTCCCGTCTACTTCTTCCACGGCCGGGGGACCTCCACGGCGAGGGGCGGGGGCCCCGCGGGCCGGGCCATCGCGAGCCTCCCGCCCCGGAGCGTGGGGCGGAGGATCCGCCTCACGGAGCAGGGGGAGGCCCTGGCGGACCGGTACGGCCACCCCGACCTCGCCGTGCGCCACCTGGAGCAGATGCTGTACCACTTCGCCCTGGCGGCCCTGGGCCCCGGCCGGGAGCCCGAGGCGCGCTGGCGGGAGGCCCTGGCCCAGGCGGCGGAGGAGAGCACCCGCCGCTACCGCGCCCTCCTCCAAGAGGAGGGGTTCTTTGACTTCTTTGAGGCCTTCACCCCCATCCGGGAGATCGGGGAGCTTCCCATCGCCAGCCGCCCCGTGTACCGCCGGGGGCGGGTGCGGGACATCCGGGACCTCCGGGCCATCCCCTGGGTCATGGCCTGGACCCAGGTCCGGGTCCTGCTGCCCGGCTGGTACGGCCTCTCCGCTTTGGAGGTCCTTCCTTTGGACCTCCTCCGGGAGATGTACCGGGACTGGCCCTTCTTCGCTTCCACCCTGGAGGCCGCGGCCATGGCCCTCGCCAAGGCGGATATGGGGGTGGCCCGCCTCTATCTGCGCCTGGTCCCCGAGCCCCTGAGGTTCTTCTACCGCCGGCTTACGGAGGAACACGCCCGTACCGTGGCCCTTTTGGAGGCCGTCTTCCAGGCCCCCCTTCTCCACAACCAGAGGACCCTGGAGCGGCAGATCCGGCTCCGTAACCCTTACGTGGACCCCATCAACATCGTCCAGGTGGAGCTTCTCCGCCGTTACCGGGCCCCCGGGGGCAAGGAGGACGAAGCCCTGAAGCGGGCCCTTCTCCTCTCCATCCTGGGCGTGGCGGCGGGCCTCAGGAACGCGGGGTGA
- a CDS encoding TIGR00282 family metallophosphoesterase — protein sequence MRVLFIGDVMAEPGLRAVGLHLPDIRDRYDLVIANGENAARGKGLDRRSYRLLREAGVDLVSLGNHAWDHKEVYALLESEPVVRPLNYPPGTPGKGFWRLEVGGESLLFTQVMGRVFMDPLDDPFRALDRLLEVEKADYVVVEVHAEATSEKMALAYYLDGRASAVLGTHTHVPTLDATRLPKGTLYQTDVGMTGTYHSIIGGEVETFLARFLTGRPQPFRAAQGKARLHATELVFEGGRPVAISPYVWEEP from the coding sequence ATGCGGGTTCTCTTCATCGGGGACGTGATGGCCGAGCCGGGCCTCCGGGCGGTGGGCCTCCACCTCCCGGACATTCGCGACCGCTACGACCTGGTCATCGCCAACGGGGAAAACGCCGCAAGAGGCAAGGGCCTGGACCGGCGTAGCTACCGCCTCCTGCGCGAGGCCGGGGTGGACCTCGTCTCCTTGGGGAACCACGCCTGGGACCACAAGGAGGTCTACGCCCTCCTAGAGTCCGAGCCCGTGGTGCGCCCCCTCAACTACCCGCCGGGGACCCCGGGCAAGGGGTTTTGGCGGCTGGAGGTGGGCGGGGAGAGCCTCCTCTTCACCCAGGTGATGGGCCGGGTCTTCATGGACCCCCTGGACGACCCCTTCCGCGCCTTAGACCGCCTCTTGGAGGTGGAAAAGGCGGACTACGTGGTGGTGGAGGTGCACGCCGAGGCCACGAGCGAGAAGATGGCCCTGGCCTACTACCTGGACGGCAGGGCCAGCGCGGTCCTCGGTACCCACACCCACGTCCCCACCCTGGACGCCACCCGCCTGCCCAAGGGCACCCTCTACCAGACCGACGTGGGCATGACCGGGACCTACCACTCCATCATCGGGGGCGAGGTGGAGACCTTCCTCGCCCGCTTCCTCACGGGGCGCCCCCAGCCCTTCCGCGCCGCCCAGGGCAAGGCCCGCCTCCACGCCACGGAGCTCGTCTTTGAGGGGGGAAGGCCCGTGGCCATAAGCCCCTACGTCTGGGAGGAGCCGTGA
- the recO gene encoding DNA repair protein RecO, giving the protein MERYRLEEGIVVGRKPLPQGDLLLRLVTPRGSLEAVVRKGQRPTGRTGRLSLFHHVRFQLYDKGEGLPTLTQAELLGRLHGLEAPRRFLLAAFLAELAYRLASPEAAPRVYPLLVSGLRGIAKHEDPLLPLVWAGWRVAKAGGIGPSLEGEGLRLKGGRLGEEGVYLGREGVEALRATLRLPGAQALPRLEGAPLNRLFLALKAHAEEALGPLRSAEAIGV; this is encoded by the coding sequence GTGGAACGCTACCGGCTGGAAGAGGGCATCGTGGTGGGCCGGAAACCCCTGCCCCAGGGGGACCTCCTCCTCCGCCTGGTGACGCCCAGGGGGAGCCTCGAGGCGGTGGTCCGGAAGGGGCAAAGGCCCACGGGGCGTACGGGGAGGCTCTCCCTCTTCCACCACGTGCGCTTCCAGCTCTACGACAAGGGGGAAGGCCTCCCCACCCTGACCCAGGCGGAGCTTTTGGGCAGGCTCCACGGCCTCGAGGCGCCCCGCCGCTTCCTCCTCGCCGCCTTCCTCGCCGAGCTCGCCTACCGCCTGGCCTCCCCCGAGGCCGCCCCCAGGGTCTACCCCCTTTTGGTCTCGGGCCTTCGGGGGATCGCCAAACACGAGGACCCCCTCCTTCCCCTGGTCTGGGCGGGCTGGCGGGTGGCCAAGGCGGGGGGGATCGGGCCCAGCCTAGAAGGGGAAGGCCTCCGCCTAAAGGGGGGGAGGCTCGGGGAGGAGGGGGTCTACTTGGGGCGGGAGGGGGTGGAGGCCCTCAGGGCCACCCTCCGCCTCCCCGGGGCCCAGGCTCTTCCCCGCCTGGAAGGGGCGCCCCTAAACCGGCTCTTCCTGGCGCTCAAGGCCCACGCGGAGGAGGCCCTGGGGCCCTTGCGCTCGGCGGAGGCTATAGGGGTTTGA
- the greA gene encoding transcription elongation factor GreA, translated as MKKPVYLTPEGYRRLQEELNHLKTVKRQEISADFEQALEEGDLRENAGYDEARRAMWQNEARIAQLEDLLARAVIVEGNGSYDQVALGCQVELETETGERLSLAIVGSHEADIFSGKISDESPLGQALLGKKVGDVVEIRGKKGAQVYTILEIKPL; from the coding sequence ATGAAGAAGCCCGTCTACCTGACCCCGGAAGGCTACCGGCGCCTTCAGGAGGAGCTCAACCACCTGAAGACGGTGAAGCGCCAGGAGATCTCCGCCGACTTTGAGCAGGCCCTGGAGGAGGGGGACCTCAGGGAGAACGCGGGCTACGACGAGGCCCGCCGGGCCATGTGGCAGAACGAGGCCCGCATCGCCCAGCTTGAGGACCTCCTCGCCCGGGCGGTCATCGTGGAGGGGAACGGCTCCTACGACCAGGTGGCCCTGGGCTGCCAGGTGGAGCTGGAGACCGAGACCGGGGAGAGGCTTTCCCTCGCCATCGTGGGCAGCCACGAGGCGGACATCTTCAGCGGCAAGATCTCCGACGAGTCCCCCCTGGGCCAGGCCCTTCTGGGCAAGAAGGTGGGGGACGTGGTGGAGATCCGGGGCAAGAAGGGCGCCCAGGTCTACACCATCCTGGAGATCAAACCCCTATAG